The following nucleotide sequence is from Flavobacterium sp. N1736.
CTCGAATTTTAAGTTTTTGTCTAACGAAACCTGATAAATTTTAGACGATTTTTGGCTCGGTAAAGTAAATTTACGAATCATATCTGTATCATTCGTAAACAACAATAAACCAGTTGTATTTTTATCCATTCTGCCAATCGGAGCAATTTTTGCCGTTGTAGAACCACGAACTAGCTCCAGAACGTTACGATATTCCTGACCTTCATCAAGAGCAGTTGTAAAGTTTTTAGGTTTGTTCAACAAGATGTATTCTTTCTTTTCAGGAGTCAAAGTAACACCGTCAAAATTTACAACATCGTTTAATTTTACTAAATAACCCATTTCAGTAACCGGAACGCCATTTACTTTAACGTTTCCGGACTGAATGTATATATCGGCATCACGACGCGAACAAACACCAGAATTAGAGATGTATTTGTTCAAACGAATTTCGTCTGCAGCTTTTTGTCTTTTCGGAGCCTGATTCTGTTTTTTAATTTTTTCTGCCTTTTCTTCTTCCGCAGCCTTAACAGCAGGTTTCACTTTTTTTGGCCCTTGCGCACGCTTCGCCATAGGAGGTTTTGGCTTGCTAGAGTTTGATCTTGAACTATTTGGTCTTGATCCGCCCCCTTTATTATTGCCTTCCTTATTGTTCATAAATTCTGTAATTTGTGCAAAGATAGTTTATTCTTGCTAAATAATCCTAAGTTCATTGTTCTTAGATTAATAGCTATTATTTTTTGAAGCTGGAGGAGCATCACAACTGGCTTTTTTCAGGCATGATTTCCCGCTTTCGGCTATATATTGTTCCGTAAACTCCACAATGATACCGCCTCAATCGGGGCTAAATTCAAACAATTGGCTTCTTTTAAATAAAACCTCTGCGTGTCTCAGTGAAACCTTTGTGTATCTCTGTGGCATAACTCATTTTAAAATCGTGAAATTAAATTCTTCCCATGCCACAAAACACTCGGATTAATTAAAACGATGCAAAAAACTCCTGAAACAATCAAAAACTTCAAAACATTATGAAGTAATAAATATTGTTCCTTAGAATTTGATTTCCATAAATAAAGCAAAAAAAACAGCAAGGCAATAAAACAGATATAAAAGTAAATATCCATATAACCCACATCATAAATATTGATCAAAACATAAACCGGAATCACCGTCATGAAAGTCAAAACCGTAATAATTTGTTTCGAAACCGTTTCATTATACAATATCGGAATCGTTTGATAATCGTTTGCCAAATCGCCTTTCAGGTTTTCCAAATCCTTAATCATTTCGCGAATCAGCAATAACAAAAACAAAAACATGGCGTGTGCCGAAATTACTGCAAAATGACTCATGTGATTTTCAATTTCCTCAAATAAAATCTTGTTGTAGAAATACAATAAAATCGCAAAAAAAGGAACAACAGCCAACAATGCCGATGTTAGATTGCCAATAATAACGTATTTTTTTATTTTATGAGAGTAAAACCAGATCAGGAAAATATAAGCCGAAAAGAATAAAAATGCGCGCCAGGAAACAATAAAAGCCATTAAAACCGCCAGAAAATTCAAGCTAAAGTAAACGGATAATTTTGTTTTCTGACTCACCAATCTGTCCAGCATCGATTTG
It contains:
- a CDS encoding pseudouridine synthase codes for the protein MNNKEGNNKGGGSRPNSSRSNSSKPKPPMAKRAQGPKKVKPAVKAAEEEKAEKIKKQNQAPKRQKAADEIRLNKYISNSGVCSRRDADIYIQSGNVKVNGVPVTEMGYLVKLNDVVNFDGVTLTPEKKEYILLNKPKNFTTALDEGQEYRNVLELVRGSTTAKIAPIGRMDKNTTGLLLFTNDTDMIRKFTLPSQKSSKIYQVSLDKNLKFEDLEKISKGLVLDGHRVFVEEVSYIDNEPKSEIGLKLRSSNVKVVRAIFEHFSYDVLRIDRVSFAGLTKKNLPRGNWRFLTEQEIINLKNV
- a CDS encoding geranylgeranylglycerol-phosphate geranylgeranyltransferase, which gives rise to MLSRQHKLLVMKIVSLFSVVRGYNIPIIVLAQYLSAIFILAPDKRALDILLDFNLFLIVFASAVTIASGYIINNFYDSQKDLINRPNKSMLDRLVSQKTKLSVYFSLNFLAVLMAFIVSWRAFLFFSAYIFLIWFYSHKIKKYVIIGNLTSALLAVVPFFAILLYFYNKILFEEIENHMSHFAVISAHAMFLFLLLLIREMIKDLENLKGDLANDYQTIPILYNETVSKQIITVLTFMTVIPVYVLINIYDVGYMDIYFYICFIALLFFLLYLWKSNSKEQYLLLHNVLKFLIVSGVFCIVLINPSVLWHGKNLISRF